A window of the Sporosarcina sp. FSL K6-2383 genome harbors these coding sequences:
- a CDS encoding VOC family protein has translation MKIEHVALYVTDLEKMRSFYETYFSATSNDKYHNPTTGLETYFLSFDEGSRLELMTRTDMILQDKPMFRTGFTHQAFSLGSKELVDQLTSQLKNDGYTVISGPRTTGDGYYESCVLDPEDNQIELTK, from the coding sequence ATGAAGATTGAACATGTCGCACTCTACGTTACGGACTTGGAGAAAATGCGGAGTTTTTACGAGACTTATTTTTCAGCCACATCGAATGACAAGTACCATAACCCTACAACGGGATTGGAAACGTATTTTTTGTCCTTTGATGAAGGTAGCAGACTCGAATTAATGACTCGAACAGATATGATTTTACAAGATAAGCCGATGTTTCGGACTGGTTTTACCCATCAAGCTTTTTCACTAGGTTCTAAAGAATTGGTCGATCAATTAACCAGTCAATTAAAAAATGATGGATACACAGTCATAAGTGGGCCTAGGACCACAGGTGATGGCTATTATGAAAGTTGTGTGTTGGACCCGGAAGACAATCAAATCGAACTCACGAAATAG
- a CDS encoding YtzI protein, producing the protein MTIGIWVFLIFLFLLLQIVLIYIVIHKSYRYKHTIDPIDERTKDMNRERAEEKNT; encoded by the coding sequence ATGACGATTGGGATATGGGTTTTTCTTATTTTTTTATTTTTACTTTTACAAATCGTTCTTATCTACATCGTTATCCATAAAAGTTATCGATATAAACATACGATTGATCCGATTGACGAACGTACAAAAGATATGAATAGAGAGAGAGCTGAAGAAAAAAATACCTAG
- a CDS encoding aldo/keto reductase produces the protein MENVTLNNGLQMPQLGFGVWKVPDEIAATTVEHALEAGYRSIDTAMIYRNEVGVGKALAETTIPRDELFITTKLWNADHGYESTLQAFDASLEKLGLDYVDLYIIHWPTPLHDKYVETYKALEKLYKDGRVKAIGVSNFEVEHLQRILDECEIVPAVNQVERHPYLQQKELKAFCDKHSIKLEAYSPLMNGKDALQNEVIQNIAAQHEKTPAQIILRWHLQTGVIAIPKSVTPSRIIENLDVFNFELTEENMAKIATLDQNLRVNRHPNEVN, from the coding sequence ATGGAGAATGTTACACTAAATAACGGTCTACAAATGCCGCAGCTTGGATTCGGGGTATGGAAGGTTCCGGATGAGATTGCAGCAACTACTGTCGAACATGCACTGGAAGCGGGTTATCGTTCGATTGATACGGCTATGATTTATCGTAACGAGGTAGGTGTCGGTAAAGCGCTTGCAGAAACTACAATTCCAAGAGATGAATTATTTATTACGACAAAATTATGGAATGCCGACCATGGCTATGAAAGTACATTGCAAGCATTTGATGCAAGCCTCGAAAAACTTGGCTTGGATTATGTGGATTTATATATCATACATTGGCCAACACCTTTACATGATAAGTATGTCGAAACATATAAAGCTTTAGAAAAGCTCTATAAAGACGGGCGCGTAAAAGCAATTGGTGTCAGTAACTTTGAAGTTGAACATTTGCAACGTATTTTGGACGAATGTGAAATCGTTCCGGCAGTGAATCAGGTAGAACGCCATCCTTACTTACAACAAAAGGAGCTTAAAGCATTTTGCGATAAGCATTCCATCAAGCTAGAGGCATATAGCCCTCTTATGAACGGGAAAGATGCATTACAAAACGAAGTGATTCAGAATATCGCAGCCCAACATGAGAAAACACCAGCACAAATCATTCTACGTTGGCATTTACAAACGGGCGTCATTGCCATTCCTAAATCCGTAACACCTTCAAGAATCATAGAAAATCTCGATGTCTTTAATTTTGAACTAACCGAGGAAAATATGGCAAAAATCGCTACATTAGATCAAAACCTTCGGGTAAATCGTCATCCTAATGAAGTAAATTAA
- a CDS encoding TetR/AcrR family transcriptional regulator produces the protein MIKKQLIMEKALELFAEKGFESTSIQQITEHCGISKGAFYLSFKSKDELISALIDYFMIKFTSDIDYMVNSTKDDEELLYKFYYTIFNSFHRHADFAKIFIKEQMRSFNEELILKSRIYDQAMDKVILTMVERLYGDEIKQIKHDVIYCVKGFMKTYSELFLFYDLPLDLDLLARSLVEKTNILARHITTPFISTELVQLRQLPTKEETTKDQILEILEQTIQEIEESIEKESLVLLKQQLLEPTLSPALVKGLLENIHTHPHCKWISYLLRNYFKF, from the coding sequence ATGATAAAAAAACAATTGATTATGGAAAAGGCTTTGGAGCTTTTCGCAGAAAAAGGCTTTGAATCAACTTCTATCCAACAAATAACTGAGCACTGCGGAATTTCCAAAGGCGCCTTCTACTTATCATTCAAATCAAAGGACGAACTAATTTCAGCATTGATTGATTACTTTATGATCAAATTCACCTCAGATATTGACTACATGGTCAACAGCACAAAAGATGATGAAGAGCTTTTATACAAATTTTATTACACCATTTTCAATTCTTTTCATAGGCATGCTGATTTCGCCAAAATTTTTATTAAAGAACAAATGCGATCATTTAACGAAGAACTCATCCTAAAGAGCCGTATTTACGATCAAGCAATGGATAAAGTAATCTTAACGATGGTTGAACGATTATACGGCGATGAGATTAAACAGATAAAGCACGATGTAATTTACTGTGTGAAAGGTTTTATGAAAACCTATTCGGAGTTATTTTTATTCTATGACTTGCCATTGGACTTGGATTTGCTAGCCAGGTCACTTGTAGAAAAAACAAATATACTTGCTAGACATATTACGACCCCATTTATTTCAACTGAGCTAGTTCAACTGCGTCAATTACCAACAAAGGAAGAAACAACGAAGGATCAGATCCTCGAAATCCTTGAACAAACTATACAAGAAATTGAGGAGTCTATTGAAAAAGAATCGTTAGTCCTGCTCAAGCAGCAGCTCCTTGAACCAACGTTAAGCCCTGCTCTTGTAAAGGGATTACTGGAAAACATTCATACTCATCCCCATTGTAAATGGATTTCTTATCTACTTCGAAATTACTTTAAATTCTAA
- a CDS encoding globin-coupled sensor protein produces the protein MMFAKTKSYRTVLAPIQESDIHIKAANPKIRELLKLTQLTQQDLVSLKKIDDIMEEHALTIADRHYDMIMNIPEIKEIFVQHSVKERYTAAIQKYYKQLTKPTLDDAYIDYRKLIGQIHSRIHLTDEWYIGSYIRVYEYLLPYIIARFAKSPVELSEILVALNRIITFDSLIVLGAYQEANDYSMVEKINKVMEYVIGVDQVKDLKDDVDTTIGEAENVSASAQELSASVREVADHAVGVSENTEQMVEEARVGQEVIEVSLNGFLAMGNDFAHTKTKIDALVEEVNDISQVVDFIKNVANQTNLLALNASIEAARAGESGKGFAVVANEVRNLAEQTKESVDKISTAITKMQQESVQVGLIVEEMSTQLGGRISQTKEAIATLDQIIMKVHKVGDATGTIAAIAEEQSAATQEITARIGIVHEHTERIKNQSDRTGESIFHVSLEVDKLRKKTIEEIPELTPTQLERIAQTESLMARWWVYNAEMGYRHSDR, from the coding sequence ATGATGTTTGCCAAAACGAAAAGTTATAGAACGGTGCTAGCGCCTATTCAAGAAAGTGATATCCATATTAAGGCTGCTAATCCGAAGATTCGGGAGCTGTTAAAACTAACGCAGCTGACTCAACAAGACCTCGTGAGCTTGAAGAAAATTGATGATATCATGGAAGAACATGCGTTAACAATTGCAGATCGTCATTATGACATGATCATGAATATACCCGAAATTAAGGAGATTTTTGTTCAGCATTCAGTGAAAGAACGCTATACGGCAGCTATTCAAAAGTATTATAAACAGCTAACGAAGCCGACCCTCGATGATGCTTATATTGATTATCGAAAATTGATAGGCCAAATTCATAGTAGAATCCATCTAACTGATGAGTGGTATATCGGTTCCTATATTCGGGTATATGAGTATTTACTCCCTTATATTATCGCACGATTTGCAAAATCACCTGTCGAATTATCCGAGATTTTAGTAGCCTTGAACCGCATTATTACATTCGATAGTTTAATCGTGCTGGGGGCCTATCAGGAAGCCAATGACTATAGCATGGTTGAAAAAATTAATAAGGTTATGGAGTATGTGATTGGAGTCGACCAAGTGAAAGACTTGAAAGATGATGTCGATACGACGATAGGGGAGGCTGAAAATGTCAGTGCATCTGCTCAGGAACTGAGTGCATCCGTTAGAGAAGTCGCTGATCATGCAGTTGGTGTCTCCGAAAATACGGAGCAAATGGTTGAGGAAGCAAGAGTCGGACAGGAAGTCATTGAAGTATCCTTAAATGGATTTTTGGCTATGGGTAATGATTTTGCTCATACGAAGACTAAAATAGATGCATTGGTGGAAGAGGTCAATGATATTTCGCAGGTCGTCGATTTTATTAAAAATGTTGCCAATCAGACGAATTTATTGGCATTGAATGCATCTATTGAAGCGGCAAGGGCGGGGGAAAGCGGAAAAGGCTTCGCCGTCGTTGCCAATGAAGTTCGAAACCTGGCGGAGCAGACGAAAGAATCGGTCGATAAAATTTCAACAGCCATTACGAAAATGCAACAGGAATCAGTCCAAGTAGGCTTGATTGTAGAGGAAATGTCTACCCAATTAGGTGGAAGAATATCGCAAACAAAAGAAGCCATTGCGACATTAGATCAAATTATTATGAAGGTCCATAAAGTCGGAGATGCAACTGGAACGATTGCAGCCATTGCGGAGGAGCAATCTGCGGCTACACAAGAAATTACGGCGCGAATTGGGATTGTCCATGAGCATACGGAAAGAATTAAAAATCAGTCCGATCGAACGGGTGAGTCTATTTTCCATGTAAGCTTGGAGGTCGACAAGCTGCGGAAAAAGACAATAGAGGAAATTCCCGAACTAACACCAACGCAGCTTGAAAGAATCGCGCAAACGGAAAGCTTGATGGCGCGATGGTGGGTTTATAATGCGGAGATGGGCTATCGTCACAGTGATAGATGA
- a CDS encoding sulfite exporter TauE/SafE family protein: MEYIMLYFIGFAATTLGTLAGGGGLISLPAMLLMGLPVHSAIGANKVANTVSSFSSFFVIYKNKEVTVKEALTVVPLSLMGGITGGVIASYLKEEWMIVIAIVLLTFAFITSFLGKADFDGSESFRVTKKSAASFYGIGIYDGVFGPGSGTLALYVYARLKISYLRAVGLSRIMIFSSCFGASISYISTGKIIWPLTIALMLGSISGAQLGVRLARKLKAKHVKPILRVVTVLLIVQIAVEYFG; encoded by the coding sequence ATGGAATACATTATGCTTTATTTCATCGGTTTTGCCGCAACGACGCTCGGTACATTAGCAGGGGGCGGAGGACTTATCAGTTTGCCGGCCATGTTACTGATGGGGTTGCCCGTTCACTCGGCGATTGGGGCTAACAAGGTAGCGAATACAGTGAGTTCTTTTTCGAGTTTTTTTGTCATCTATAAAAATAAAGAGGTTACAGTTAAAGAAGCACTGACGGTTGTGCCACTTAGCTTAATGGGTGGAATTACGGGTGGGGTGATAGCCTCCTACTTAAAAGAGGAATGGATGATTGTCATTGCGATTGTGTTGCTGACCTTTGCTTTCATCACTTCATTTCTAGGTAAAGCGGACTTTGACGGCAGTGAGTCGTTCCGTGTTACGAAGAAGAGTGCGGCTTCCTTCTATGGTATCGGGATTTACGATGGTGTATTTGGTCCAGGAAGTGGGACACTTGCATTGTATGTCTATGCACGATTGAAAATCTCTTATTTGAGGGCAGTTGGGCTATCGCGTATCATGATTTTTTCAAGCTGTTTCGGGGCGTCCATCAGTTACATATCGACCGGAAAAATTATATGGCCACTTACGATTGCGTTAATGTTGGGATCAATCAGCGGTGCACAGCTCGGTGTTCGACTTGCGCGGAAATTAAAAGCGAAGCATGTAAAACCAATTCTCCGGGTTGTGACAGTGCTATTAATCGTACAAATTGCTGTTGAGTATTTTGGATAA
- a CDS encoding Gfo/Idh/MocA family oxidoreductase produces MKIGMIGIGDIAKKAYLPVLAQTKGIELHVCTRNEETLKEMAETYSIQHLYQNIDQWLASGITAAFVHSSTESHESIIDKLLDNGIHVYVDKPITYNLESSTRLMKKAESKGLLLMVGFNRRYAPPYMKLKELAEPNMIVMQKNRGHHAGEARQFVFDDFIHVIDTLLDLFPYPIEDIRVRGKQENGLLHHVVLQLESAQGTAIGIMNREAGTSEEKVEVMSATETRKVINVNEVISHIDKDSLTLGSDDWQPTLEKRGFHGVIATFLEAVTDGSVSPNHYQRDLQAHLIAEKIVETLG; encoded by the coding sequence GTGAAGATTGGAATGATTGGAATTGGTGATATTGCCAAAAAGGCGTACTTGCCAGTATTAGCCCAGACAAAAGGAATTGAACTCCATGTTTGCACTAGAAATGAAGAAACATTAAAGGAAATGGCCGAAACGTATTCGATTCAGCATCTCTATCAGAATATCGACCAATGGCTAGCGAGTGGAATTACAGCTGCGTTTGTCCATTCATCAACTGAATCCCATGAAAGCATCATTGATAAGCTACTCGATAACGGTATTCATGTCTATGTCGATAAACCTATCACTTATAACTTAGAGTCATCGACACGTTTAATGAAAAAAGCCGAAAGTAAAGGGTTACTATTAATGGTTGGCTTCAATCGGCGATATGCCCCTCCTTATATGAAGCTAAAGGAATTGGCCGAACCGAATATGATTGTCATGCAAAAAAATCGAGGCCATCACGCAGGGGAAGCACGACAGTTTGTGTTTGATGATTTCATACACGTGATTGATACACTGCTCGATTTATTCCCTTATCCGATTGAGGATATCCGTGTGCGCGGAAAACAAGAAAATGGGTTGCTCCATCATGTTGTGCTTCAGCTGGAATCGGCGCAAGGGACAGCAATCGGGATTATGAATCGTGAAGCAGGTACTTCTGAGGAAAAAGTCGAAGTCATGAGTGCTACTGAAACGCGCAAGGTTATAAATGTCAATGAAGTCATTTCTCATATTGATAAAGACAGCCTCACTTTAGGTAGCGATGATTGGCAGCCAACCCTTGAAAAACGTGGTTTTCATGGTGTCATCGCCACTTTCCTGGAGGCCGTTACAGATGGTTCTGTGTCGCCAAATCACTATCAAAGAGATTTACAAGCGCATTTAATTGCTGAGAAGATTGTAGAAACACTTGGCTAA
- a CDS encoding efflux RND transporter permease subunit, protein MKGLVNFVLKNKLAVWLLTIIIVVSGIYSGTKMKTETLPDISIPFLMVMDVYPGATPEQVMNDVSIPLEKAVENLEHVKSVYSNSYSNMSNIQVEYEYGIDMDEAKRALDSALDAVSLPEGAQAPTITAISMNMMPVVALSVSSTTEDIVELTSTVEEILLPKIGKIDGVASATITGQHIEEVQLTYNDDKMAELGITSDSVKQMIQASDLAVSLGMYEFEEGEQAVAVDGKFMTADELKGMLIPVTPSATNPSPFVKLGDIATIEVVGKVQSVSRTNGENAISIQIIKGQQANTVDVVNDVKELIKDEEKIIDGLVIDVSLDQGAPIEESVSTMIEKALFGGGIAILIILLFLRDIKSTIISIVSIPVSIFMALLLLNWMGITLNIMTLGAITVAIGRVIDDSIVVVENIYRRLHLKTEKLSGRALVREATIEMFKPIMSSTLVTVAVFAPLIFVGGMVGELFMPFALTMTFALGASLLVAITIVPALSHFLFRKKLYSEKTTSRHKEVGKLAAWYKGILAWTLNHKWITSIISIVLLAGSVALTPLIGFSFMGSEEEKVMYLTYTPETGELMEDTLVNIEAVEQELLKRSDIDIVQLSVTDAADPMAAMMGGGSNGALMFLIFDPDMKNFAEARTEVEEYVFNIGQTGEWKSQDFASMGMGATNEVSYTFYSENLDRLNEAVGMVEGVMLENKRLEDVSSSAQDAYVEYKLKVEQDELLQYGLTTGQIVMALNPMRTQDVLTTIEKDGNSLKVIVQQEEAVQPKSIDDLLATEVPTALGTTMKLSELVEVKKGTTLNALARSQGEYYATVSGKILDTDISKATSEVDKAIDKLDLPKGVVVGTAGVAADMTETFTQLIVAMLAAIAIVYFILVVTFREGVAPFAILVSLPFAVIGSFVGLLIAGETISVSVMMGLLMLIGIVVTNAIVLVDRIIRMEREGLKMRDAVLEAGVTRLRPILMTAIATIGALIPLAIGSGGGGGFISKGLGITVIGGLISSTLLTLIVVPIVYEILSKLFKKNRVDIEED, encoded by the coding sequence GTGAAAGGCTTAGTCAATTTTGTTTTAAAGAATAAATTAGCCGTATGGCTGCTAACAATCATCATTGTTGTATCTGGTATTTACTCGGGTACTAAAATGAAAACAGAGACGCTTCCAGATATTTCGATTCCATTTTTAATGGTGATGGATGTCTATCCAGGAGCCACTCCTGAGCAAGTTATGAATGATGTCTCTATTCCATTGGAGAAAGCAGTGGAAAATCTTGAACATGTGAAATCCGTTTATTCGAATTCGTATTCGAATATGTCAAATATTCAAGTAGAATACGAATATGGCATAGATATGGATGAGGCGAAACGTGCATTAGACTCTGCGCTTGATGCAGTGTCTCTTCCAGAAGGAGCACAAGCACCAACAATTACGGCAATTAGCATGAATATGATGCCAGTTGTCGCGCTAAGTGTAAGTAGTACGACAGAAGATATTGTTGAACTAACATCAACGGTAGAGGAAATCTTACTTCCGAAAATCGGGAAAATCGATGGGGTTGCGTCTGCTACTATTACAGGTCAGCATATTGAAGAAGTGCAACTTACGTATAACGATGACAAGATGGCTGAACTTGGTATAACGTCGGATTCAGTTAAGCAAATGATTCAAGCAAGTGATCTAGCTGTATCATTAGGTATGTACGAATTTGAAGAAGGTGAGCAGGCTGTTGCAGTAGATGGCAAGTTCATGACAGCGGATGAATTAAAGGGAATGCTTATCCCGGTGACGCCATCTGCAACAAATCCATCACCATTTGTGAAACTTGGCGATATCGCTACTATTGAAGTAGTCGGTAAAGTACAATCGGTTTCACGTACCAACGGTGAAAACGCGATTTCCATTCAAATTATTAAAGGTCAACAAGCAAATACAGTAGATGTTGTAAACGATGTGAAGGAATTAATTAAAGATGAAGAGAAAATAATCGACGGCTTGGTTATCGATGTATCACTTGACCAAGGTGCTCCAATTGAAGAATCGGTTTCCACGATGATTGAAAAAGCACTATTTGGCGGGGGAATTGCGATATTAATCATCCTTCTCTTCCTGCGTGATATTAAATCAACGATTATTTCAATCGTATCGATTCCAGTTTCGATTTTCATGGCTTTACTGCTACTAAACTGGATGGGGATTACGTTAAATATCATGACGCTTGGTGCGATTACGGTTGCAATCGGTCGTGTCATAGATGACTCAATTGTTGTCGTTGAAAATATTTATCGTCGTCTGCATTTGAAAACAGAGAAATTATCAGGTCGAGCGCTAGTGCGTGAAGCGACAATTGAAATGTTTAAACCAATCATGTCTTCAACACTAGTAACAGTTGCGGTATTTGCACCACTTATTTTCGTTGGTGGTATGGTCGGCGAGTTATTCATGCCATTCGCTTTGACAATGACGTTTGCGTTAGGCGCTTCGTTACTTGTTGCGATTACAATTGTGCCAGCATTATCTCACTTCTTATTTAGGAAAAAGCTTTATAGTGAGAAGACGACTAGCCGTCACAAAGAGGTTGGTAAACTAGCAGCATGGTACAAAGGTATTCTAGCATGGACACTCAACCATAAATGGATTACTTCAATCATTTCCATTGTTTTATTAGCTGGAAGTGTGGCGTTGACGCCATTAATTGGCTTCAGTTTCATGGGTAGTGAAGAAGAAAAAGTGATGTACTTAACGTACACGCCAGAAACAGGCGAGCTAATGGAAGATACGTTAGTAAATATTGAAGCTGTGGAACAAGAGCTATTAAAACGCAGTGATATTGATATTGTTCAATTGTCTGTTACAGATGCCGCTGATCCGATGGCAGCTATGATGGGCGGAGGTTCAAATGGTGCGTTAATGTTCCTCATCTTTGATCCAGATATGAAAAACTTTGCGGAGGCTCGCACTGAAGTTGAAGAGTATGTCTTCAACATTGGCCAAACTGGCGAATGGAAGAGCCAAGACTTTGCTTCGATGGGCATGGGGGCTACAAATGAAGTGAGCTACACGTTCTATAGTGAAAATTTAGATAGACTAAATGAAGCTGTAGGTATGGTAGAGGGCGTTATGCTTGAAAATAAGCGCCTGGAAGATGTTTCTTCAAGTGCACAAGACGCATATGTAGAGTATAAACTTAAAGTAGAGCAAGATGAATTGTTGCAGTATGGATTAACAACGGGGCAAATTGTTATGGCGTTAAACCCGATGCGAACGCAAGATGTCTTAACGACGATTGAAAAAGACGGTAATTCATTAAAAGTAATTGTGCAACAAGAGGAAGCTGTGCAACCAAAATCAATTGATGATTTACTGGCAACAGAAGTACCGACAGCGCTTGGTACGACTATGAAGCTTTCTGAACTTGTTGAAGTTAAAAAAGGAACAACGCTTAATGCTCTTGCCCGAAGCCAAGGGGAGTATTATGCAACGGTTTCAGGAAAAATCCTAGATACGGACATTTCAAAAGCGACATCAGAAGTAGATAAGGCCATTGATAAATTGGACTTACCGAAAGGTGTTGTTGTTGGTACAGCTGGTGTTGCTGCAGATATGACAGAGACATTTACACAACTGATTGTGGCAATGTTGGCGGCAATCGCAATCGTGTACTTCATCCTAGTAGTTACATTCCGTGAGGGTGTTGCACCATTTGCGATTCTAGTTTCATTACCATTTGCGGTTATTGGCTCATTTGTTGGTTTGTTAATCGCAGGTGAGACGATTTCTGTATCTGTGATGATGGGTCTACTGATGCTGATTGGTATTGTCGTCACGAACGCGATTGTACTTGTAGACCGTATTATTCGTATGGAACGCGAAGGTTTGAAAATGCGTGATGCAGTTCTTGAAGCGGGTGTAACACGTCTACGTCCAATCCTCATGACTGCAATTGCTACAATCGGTGCGCTGATCCCATTAGCAATTGGATCAGGCGGCGGTGGAGGCTTTATTTCCAAAGGCCTTGGTATTACTGTAATCGGTGGGTTAATCAGTTCAACGCTATTGACGTTGATTGTTGTACCGATTGTTTACGAGATTTTATCGAAGCTGTTTAAGAAAAATCGTGTAGATATAGAAGAAGATTGA
- a CDS encoding alpha/beta hydrolase — translation MKKLKIVFCLMASIFLLIAGCSKKKETESNANPDEVSSLVMIEGVWNGSIMIPNQPLPIILTFDKTTGMISIPVQGLSDYPLTSVKMDGAAVFFEMDMQGQHITFDGNVAQDNITGTFTQQGQSFPFELTKGSPEQVTETGDVVQVNIANGTMDGLLEIPQGEGPFPLMVIIAGSGPTDHDGNSPTLPGKNNSLKMLAEGLSAEGIASIRYDKRGVGKNMSLAGKEEDLRFDHFIDDAAAWVQFAQNDERFSKVGIIGHSEGSLIGMVAAEQTEADLFVSIAGAGRLIDQVLMEQLEVQLPANLLEESNTILASLKQGEQVQEISSELQAVFRLSVQPYMISWLKYDPTEQLKKLQVPVLLVNGDRDIQVPVKDAGLLHDAKKDAKLLIVDKMNHILKDSPEDREGNIATYSNPDLPLAQGLIEGIVEFLLK, via the coding sequence ATGAAAAAACTAAAGATTGTTTTTTGTTTAATGGCCAGTATATTTCTATTAATTGCAGGCTGTAGCAAGAAAAAGGAGACAGAATCAAATGCGAATCCAGATGAGGTGAGTTCATTGGTAATGATTGAAGGTGTATGGAATGGCTCTATTATGATTCCAAATCAACCGCTGCCGATTATACTGACATTCGACAAAACAACCGGAATGATTAGTATCCCAGTGCAAGGTTTAAGTGATTATCCACTAACAAGCGTGAAAATGGATGGGGCAGCTGTATTTTTCGAGATGGACATGCAAGGTCAACATATAACATTCGACGGCAATGTAGCACAAGATAATATCACAGGGACATTCACACAACAAGGGCAATCCTTCCCCTTTGAATTAACAAAAGGCAGTCCAGAACAAGTAACTGAAACAGGGGATGTTGTTCAAGTTAACATCGCTAACGGAACGATGGATGGTCTATTGGAAATCCCACAAGGTGAAGGCCCCTTCCCTCTTATGGTTATTATTGCGGGGTCCGGTCCTACAGACCATGACGGTAACTCCCCTACATTACCTGGAAAAAACAATAGTTTAAAAATGCTTGCAGAAGGTTTATCGGCCGAAGGCATCGCAAGCATCCGTTATGATAAACGCGGAGTCGGGAAAAATATGAGCTTGGCTGGTAAAGAAGAGGATTTGCGATTTGACCACTTTATTGATGATGCCGCCGCATGGGTCCAATTCGCCCAAAATGATGAACGTTTTTCAAAGGTCGGCATTATCGGGCATAGCGAAGGGTCGTTAATCGGCATGGTCGCTGCTGAACAAACAGAGGCTGACCTATTCGTTTCCATTGCGGGAGCAGGTAGGCTCATCGATCAAGTGCTCATGGAACAACTAGAGGTGCAGCTTCCAGCTAACCTACTCGAAGAATCTAACACTATTCTCGCTTCATTAAAACAAGGTGAGCAAGTGCAGGAAATTAGTTCAGAACTGCAAGCTGTTTTCCGACTATCTGTTCAACCTTATATGATTTCATGGTTGAAATATGATCCAACAGAACAACTAAAAAAACTACAAGTCCCAGTCCTTCTCGTGAATGGCGATCGGGACATTCAAGTCCCTGTCAAAGATGCCGGACTGTTGCATGACGCGAAAAAAGACGCGAAGCTACTCATTGTAGACAAAATGAATCATATCTTGAAAGATTCACCTGAAGATCGCGAAGGTAATATCGCGACTTATAGCAATCCAGATCTACCGTTGGCACAAGGATTGATAGAGGGAATTGTTGAATTCCTGCTAAAGTAA